One stretch of Hevea brasiliensis isolate MT/VB/25A 57/8 chromosome 12, ASM3005281v1, whole genome shotgun sequence DNA includes these proteins:
- the LOC131171066 gene encoding defensin Ec-AMP-D2-like: protein MKNPMRLFSVVFLLLLLVATEMGPIMVAEARTCESQSHRFKGICIRHSNCATICQTEGFHGGHCRGLRRRCFCTKHC, encoded by the exons ATGAAGAATCCAATGCGACTATTCTCCGTCGTTTTCCTTCTCTTGCTGCTTGTGGCCACGG AGATGGGGCCAATAATGGTTGCTGAGGCCAGGACATGCGAGTCTCAGAGCCATCGATTTAAGGGTATATGCATTCGGCACAGCAACTGCGCTACTATTTGCCAAACTGAAGGCTTCCATGGAGGACACTGCCGAGGGCTACGCCGTCGCTGCTTCTGCACTAAGCATTGttag